TTCCGACCAAAATACTTTTATAACAAATGATAAAAGATTCATGTTGATCTCAGCCATGAAAAGTCATTTTGCTTATTGAGAATTGCTCGGGTGTCTTCCTCCATTTTAATAAAGTTGTTGGACCGAGCAATGGCGTCTTGAAGAGAGGGTGGAGGATGACTTTATAGGTCGTCTCAAAACTTCGAGTGGACGTACAAGGTGTTCCTTAGGGCGTCCACTGCTATCCTGTCAGGGATTTTAACGGTAGAAACGACAGTTTTAAACTTTTCCATGAAATTGCGCAGGATTTAGCCGGGGAGATGAGACAGTTGCCAAAGGTTGGAAGCGGTTACGCCTTGCCGGGTGAACATTATGTAATGATTGAGGAACACGCGGAAGCTATCGATGGCGAGCCTGGAAAACCAGGTTAAGGCCGCTCTGGTAAGGCTTCCGATGAATTATTGGCAAAAGCCGGCCTCTTTTTCGTCGTCAGCGAAGTTTGCTCGCCCCATCGCTATGTTGAACGCTGTTACATGGTCGGTGGGGTCTGTCTCGCCGGAGTATGATGGAAGACGGAACTTTTCCGTAGATCGAAGCCATACATCATTGATTCGCCGAGAGAACGGGGTTTTGAGTGTTGCGGCGAGGGCGCGGTCATCTGCGGGAACGAGCTCGTGACGTGATGTATTTTAGAGTGAATGTCTTGAAGGGAGAGCTTGAGCTCGGCGATCTCGCGGATGGTCGCCAGATCTAGGAGGTTAGGGTTTTGTACGGCACCTCCGACAGTCTGGACGGTGGTTCCGGCTGTTGGTTCCTCTTCACGGGCCGTACCGTCAATTTTGAAGAGCTGTCTTCGGATGGTCGGTGGATTACTCGTGTGACCGGCTGGAGGGGCGAGGACAACGGCTAAGGCGGTGAGATGCTCGTTCGTCGCCTTTTGTGCTTCTTCCTGTTGAAGGAAATGGACAATGACGATACTCATGAAGTCCGAGATTTTTGGTGCGGCGACGACGGGAGTGGGCTCCCGTTCTTCATCGAAGGTTGATTCTTCGAGTCATACCGATTTAGTTAAAGCTACTTCATTCTGCCCCACGTGGGTGTCAACTATTTGAACCGAGTTTGGTCAGATATCAGTAAGATAGACGATTCTTGTCGGTGGGTCAGTTCAAAGACGTTTTATTAGATCGGTAAACGGTTTATTACAAATGAGGAAAGATTGAACGGAAAATAAGCCGATGCTCGGAGACCGTTGGCCGCGAAAGTACAAATCGGAGAGAATATAAAGAGTAAAACCCTAGTTTCTAACCGCCAAGTGTGTATGTAATGATTCGGTCCCCTCTCGCTCTTCTCTCCTCATCTTATATAGATGAAGTGAACCCGGTTCTCCTTAACATGCCTATCGGTGTCAGGCCGAGCAGTCGAGCTGAACCATCTCTGGTCCGATCTGATGCACTCTTTGTGGAGCCGAGTAAAACACCGAGCCATAGCCTTCTATTGGTCGTAAACTGCTCGATTGAGTCGGCGTCCTGGGCCGGCTTAGTGGGCCAAGTCTCTTATTTTATAGGTCTTATGGAGGGATGCATTCCATCTCATACAATAAGTCCCTCCCGTTCACAGAAAACCGGACAGGTTATTAAGAAGGCCAATGAATTCATTTATTATTTAGTCCCGCATGTTCTCGTATTAGCATACTCTCGCTTTCGCTCTCGCTTTCGCTCTCGCTCTCGCTCTCGTATCATCGTCTCTAGCGGTGCTCTCTCATCACCTTCCTTCTTCTTACACGAAGAAAAGATGGATGCAGATGGAACTTCTATCTCATGGAGAAGTTAATTCAAAACCTGAGTGATAGAGGTTCAGAGTTCGTAGGAGTCAAAAAGTATGAAGAAGCACTGGGATGCCTTAGAAAGGCTCACGAGTTGAGGTATTTTGCAAAAACTAATGTTCTTATGTATGAGCTAGATACATAATATTGTATGTAGGAAAAAAGTTATCGAAAATGGAGGTTTTACTACAGTGTCATCAGATCACTAGTGGATCACATAGATCAAGGTATATATATATGTTTCCAATTAGGATAAATATAGAATTGTCAAAATTAATTAATTAATGTAAATCTGAAACATATAGTTGTGTACACAATTCAAAAGTTAATTAGACTTTACTTAGTCTTGTCTTGAAATGTTGATCCAAAAAGTCTTGGGTAAAAATAGTGCAATTTTATCCAACAAAATTAAGACTATATTGTTATAAAAAGAATTGGTATTTTATTATATCGTAGGAATTTAAATAAGGGCAAAATTTTATACCCGTACGAAGAAGATAACACTGATAAAAAGACAGGATGTGTTATTAGAAGGAGAAGGATGGTGTGTTACAAACGATCGAAACGATCGTTTATATAGAAATTAAAAAGTGGAAGTTACTGTGCATGCATAGTGACGGTGGGCTCCACATGATTTATAATGTCAAAGTTTGGTGCCCTAAACATTGACGTTGTTTACGTTTATAACATATATCTCATTTTTGTATGACATTTATTTGGAAAGTCAATGCAATCATCATTGTCAATAATTGGTGATAAGAAATTGTAATCATCCACTTGTGAGTAAAATTATACATTTTTCCTAGATATATATTGATAATATAGATAAAGATTCACAATTTATGTTTTTTGATGATTAACTAATCCACACTATTGATAATTTACTTGATTGACAGTAAGATGATGATCTCAAACAAATGGTTAGAAGACATTCAACTATTACTTAGTCTTGTCTTGAAATGTTGACCCAAAAAGTCTTGGGGTCAAAATAGTGCAATTTTATCCAACAAAATTAAGACTATATCTCATTTTTGTATGGCATTTACTTGGAAAGTCAATGCAATCATCATTGTCAACAATTGGTGATAAGAAATTGTAATCATCCGCTTGTGAGTAAATTATGCATTGTTCCTAGATTTATATTGATAATATAGATAAAGATTCACAATTTATGTTTTTTGATGATTAACTAATCCACACTATTGATAATTTACTTGATTGACAGTAAGATGATGATCTCAAACAAATGGTTAGAAGACATTCAACTATTNNNNNNNNNNNNNNNNNNNNNNNNNNNNNNNNNNNNNNNNNNNNNNNNNNNNNNNNNNNNNNNNNNNNNNNNNNNNNNNNNNNNNNNNNNNNNNNNNNNNNNNNNNNNNNNNNNNNNNNNNNNNNNNNNNNNNNNNNNNNNNNNNNNNNNNNNNNNNNNNNNNNNNNNNNNNNNNNNNNNNNNNNNNNNNNNNNNNNNNNNNNNNNNNNNNNNNNNNNNNNNNNNNNNNNNNNNNNNNNNNNNNNNNNNNNNNNNNNNNNNNNNNNNNNNNNNNNNNNNNNNNNNNNNNNNNNNNNNNNNNNNNNNNNNNNNNNNNNNNNNNNNNNNNNNNNNNNNNNNNNNNNNNNNNNNNNNNNNNNNNNNNNNNNNNNNNNNNNNNNNNNNNNNNNNNNNNNNNNNNNNNNNNNNNNNNNNNNNNNNNNNNNNNNNNNNNNNNNNNNNNNNNNNNNNNNNNNNNNNNNNNNNNNNNNNNNNNNNNNNNNNNNNNNNNNNNNNNNNNNNNNNNNNNNNNNNNNNNNNNNNNNNNNNNNNNNNNNNNNNNNNNNNNNNNNNNNNNNNNNNNNNNNNNNNNNNNNNNNNNNNNNNNNNNNNNNNNNNNNNNNNNNNNNNNNNNNNNNNNNNNNNNNNNNNNNNNNNNNNNNNNNNNNNNNNNNNNNNNNNNNNNNNNNNNNNNNNNNNNNNNNNNNNNNNNNNNNNNNNNNNNNNNNNNNNNNNNNNNNNNNNNNNNNNNNNNNNNNNNNNNNNNNNNNNNNNNNNNNNNNNNNNNNNNNNNNNNNNNNNNNNNNNNNNNNNNNNNNNNNNNNNNNNNNNNNNNNNNNNNNNNNNNNNNNNNNNNNNNNNNNNNNNNNNNNNNNNNNNNNNNNNNNNNNNNNNNNNNNNNNNNNNNNNNNNNNNNNNNNNNNNNNNNNNNNNNNNNNNNNNNNNNNNNNNNNNNNNNNNNNNNNNNNNNNNNNNNNNNNNNNNNNNNNNNNNNNNNNNNNNNNNNNNNNNNNNNNNNNNNNNNNNNNNNNNNNNNNNNNNNNNNNNNNNNNNNNNNNNNNNNNNNNNNNNNNNNNNNNNNNNNNNNNNNNNNNNNNNNNNNNNNNNNNNNNNNNNNNNNNNNNNNNNNNNNNNNNNNNNNNNNNNNNNNNNNNNNNNNNNNNNNNNNNNNNNNNNNNNNNNNNNNNNNNNNNNNNNNNNNNNNNNNNNNNNNNNNNNNNNNNNNNNNNNNNNNNNNNNNNNNNNNNNNNNNNNNNNNNNNNNNNNNNNNNNNNNNNNNNNNNNNNNNNNNNNNNNNNNNNNNNNNNNNNNNNNNNNNNNNNNNNNNNNNNNNNNNNNNNNNNNNNNNNNNNNNNNNNNNNNNNNNNNNNNNNNNNNNNNNNNNNNNNNNNNNNNNNNNNNNNNNNNNNNNNNNNNNNNNNNNNNNNNNNNNNNNNNNNNNNNNNNNNNNNNNNNNNNNNNNNNNNNNNNNNNNNNNNNNNNNNNNNNNNNNNNNNNNNNNNNNNNNNNNNNNNNNNNNNNNNNNNNNNNNNNNNNNNNNNNNNNNNNNNNNNNNNNNNNNNNNNNNNNNNNNNNNNNNNNNNNNNNNNNNNNNNNNNNNNNNNNNNNNNNNNNNNNNNNNNNNNNNNNNNNNNNNNNNNNNNNNNNNNNNNNNNNNNNNNNNNNNNNNNNNNNNNNNNNNNNNNNNNNNNNNNNNNNNNNNNNNNNNNNNNNNNNNNNNNNNNNNNNNNNNNNNNNNNNNNNNNNNNNNNNNNNNNNNNNNNNNNNNNNNNNNNNNNNNNNNNNNNNNNNNNNNNNNNNNNNNNNNNNNNNNNNNNNNNNNNNNNNNNNNNNNNNNNNNNNNNNNNNNNNNNNNNNNNNNNNNNNNNNNNNNNNNNNNNNNNNNNNNNNNNNNNNNNNNNNNNNNNNNNNNNNNNNNNNNNNNNNNNNNNNNNNNNNNNNNNNNNNNNNNNNNNNNNNNNNNNNNNNNNNNNNNNNNNNNNNNNNNNNNNNNNNNNNNNNNNNNNNNNNNNNNNNNNNNNNNNNNNNNNNNNNNNNNNNNNNNNNNNNNNNNNNNNNNNNNNNNNNNNNNNNNNNNNNNNNNNNNNNNNNNNNNNNNNNNNNNNNNNNNNNNNNNNNNNNNNNNNNNNNNNNNNNNNNNNNNNNNNNNNNNNNNNNNNNNNNNNNNNNNNNNNNNNNNNNNNNNNNNNNNNNNNNNNNNNNNNNNNNNNNNNNNNNNNNNNNNNNNNNNNNNNNNNNNNNNNNNNNNNNNNNNNNNNNNNNNNNNNNNNNNNNNNNNNNNNNNNNNNNNNNNNNNNNNNNNNNNNNNNNNNNNNNNNNNNNNNNNNNNNNNNNNNNNNNNNNNNNNNNNNNNNNNNNNNNNNNNNNNNNNNNNNNNNNNNNNNNNNNNNNNNNNNNNNNNNNNNNNNNNNNNNNNNNNNNNNNNNNNNNNNNNNNNNNNNNNNNNNNNNNNNNNNNNNNNNNNNNNNNNNNNNNNNNNNNNNNNNNNNNNNNNNNNNNNNNNNNNNNNNNNNNNNNNNNNNNNNNNNNNNNNNNNNNNNNNNNNNNNNNNNNNNNNNNNNNNNNNNNNNNNNNNNNNNNNNNNNNNNNNNNNNNNNNCGACCAATTAATAATAAACAGAATATAAGGCGGCTCAGCCGACCAATAAATAATAAACAGGATATAAGGCGGCTCAGCCGACCAATTAATAATAAACAGGATATAAGGCGGCTCAGCCGACCAATTAATAATAAACAGGATATAAGGCGGCTCAGCCGACCAATTAATAATAAACAGGATATAAGGCGGCTCAGCCGACCAATTAATAATAAACAGGATATAAGGCGGCTCAGCCGACCAATTAATAATAAACAGGATATAAGGCGGCTCAGCCGACCAATTAATAATAAACAGGATATAAGGCGGCTCAGCCGACCAATTAATAATAAACAGGATATAAGGCGGCTCGGCCGACCAATAAATAAATTAAATTACTAGTAAATAATATAGGCGGTATTCCGGCCATTATAACATGATATAAATAATAGTAGAGGCGGTATACCGACCATTATAACAGGGTATAAATGATACAAATAAATTTTACCGAATCGCAGAGTGATCGTGCTGATAACGTGTTATAAAAAGAACTGGTATTTTATTATATCGTAGGAATTTAAATAAGGGCAAAATTTTATACCCGTACGAAGAAGATAACACTGATAAGAAGAGAGGATGTGTTATTAGAAGGAGAAGGATGGTGTGTTACAAACGATCGAAACGATCGTTTATATAGAAATTAAAAAGTGGAAGTTACTGTGCATGTATAGTGACGGTGGGCTCCACATGATTTATAATGTCAAAGTTTGGTGCCCTAAACATTGACGTTGTTTACGTTTATAACATATATCTCATTTTTGTATGACATTTATTTGGAAAGTCAATGCAATCATCATTGTCAATAATTGGTGATAAGAAATTGTAATCATCCACTTGTGAGTAAAATTATACATTTTTCCTAGATATATATTGATAATATAGATAAAGATTCACAATTTATGTTTTTTGATGATTAACTAATCCACACTATTGATAATTTACTTGATTGACAGTAAGATGATGATCTCAAACAAATGGTTAGAAGACATTCAACTATTACTTAGTCTTGTCTTGAAATGTTGACCCAAAAAGTCTTGGGGTCAAAATAGTGCAATTTTATCCAACAAAATTAAGACTATATCTCATTTTTGTATGGCATTTACTTGGAAAGTCAATGCAATCATCATTGTCAACAATTGGTGATAAGAAATTGTAATCATCCGCTTGTGAGTAAATTATGCATTGTTCCTAGATTTATATTGATAATATAGATAAAGATTCACAATCTTATTTATGTTTTTTTGATGATTAACTAATCCACACTATTGATAATTTACTTGATTGACAGTGAAGATGATGATCTCAAATAAATGGTTAGAAGACATTCAACTATTGCTCTCATGCCATTTGATCGCTACCTACTAATCTATAACTATGCTAGAAACATAAGTTGAATTTCAATCACAAAGAATTTAAGATGATTTTTTTCAGAGAATGGTTCTTGTTAATGATCTTGCGTAGAATCATGAATGATATTTACAACGAACTTGTTTAAGAAACAAGTTTTCAAGAAAGAGCTAGTGAGTTTGATTTAGACTTTAAAAAGAGTGAAAAATCCAAATGTACGAGACGGTTCAGAGTGTTGAAAGTTTTTGGTTCTATATCACTAGTAAGCAGAAACACACATGCAATGCTAGTATCTTCAAGTGCATTTGAATCTACCATTAGCATTAGTGGTAAAAATTTAGATCTACGTTGAAGCTGCTAAACTCACATTAAAGTATTGATGTGCATCAAATGATGGATGAATGTGAAATTGAGGTCAATAAAAAAATGACAAGAAACAAATGATTGCTTGTGGAGGCAGTGTTGGAAGTAGTCGTCTCAAGATATTTTGTATCATTTTCTTTCTCTTTCAGTTCCGCTTTTTATTAATGATTTCTAACTTCATTTATTTTTAGAGTTTAACAAGAATTCAACTTACATATTATTATTTTTTTAAATATTTTATTAATATTGGTTTGAAACCATATACATCACAAAAAAAACTCCATACATGAAGTACAAAAAAAAAAGCTAACGGTCTTTTCCACACTGGAAAAACCAGAGATAATCTTTAATGACACACTAACAATATCATGACTATCTTCTTAGAGTCTAAGGCAAATAACTAAACGCTCACATAGCTACAATAGCAGGAGGACTTCTAATACCTTTAAGATAACATAACACTTCTCATGTTTTGAGAGATTTTATTCTTTGATTGCTTTTATCAATATTGTTGATCATTAGCTTTAGGAAGACCCATGAACAATTTGAAAGTAAAACACAAACCAGAACAACCTAAAACCCCTTTTCTCAAAAAAAAAAAAAAAAACCTAAAACCTTATACAGATTCTTAGAGATAGAAACTTAAAACATCAAAACCTAAGAAAAGCTTAGACTTAAAACTTAAAAAATAACAATCCGGTGACTAAAAGAGAAATCATATGCGGAAACCCGTTGTTCAAACTTACAGAATATAGTATATCTTTTCTCTTTCTTTGATTAATGTATTTCTCTTTGTTTCTAGTTTAATTTATTCAAGTTTCACAAAAAAAAAGTTTAATTTATTCCCCAGAATTAGAGTTAACCAATAGTGTAAATTTTCAACCTGTTGAAATTAAGTATTTTAGATGCAATTGGATTACCACTTTTTGGAATAAAATAATGTAAAATGGTTGATTCCATTTATTCAACAAGTGTTTTTTACTATTTACTATGAATGGAATAGAATATTCATTACAACAATTTTAAAAATAATTTATATAAAATACAAAGATAACTATTTCATAACATATTTATTCATGAATGAATAGAATGGATTTTATTCCATTTTTTGTTGTATTTCATTTTTATCATTTCAATTATTTTTTTGCCATTAATTCCATATTAGTCTACCAGTTATAGCCTTTGTGTTTTCTTTTGTCTCTTTGGTACTTAATGAAACTTTAATATAGAACTTGATATCAATTTTGGAGTTATACAATGACTGATGATTTTATTTGTTTTATTTCAATTTTTCCCTTATTTTTAGATAATCACAAATAATGTAATCAAACTCGGAACCGAACCAACTTGGACACTGTAAGAGCCGATAAATGCCCATGACTACCAAATGCAATGCAGAAAATAGAATTGATCATACAAGATTTCAATCCAAAAACAATAAACAGCCATTATTTCTACTTCAGACAAATCCAATGCAAATAACTTGTGTTCCAAGATGTCTTTTATGTGAGACCAAGATGACAACGAGACAGGAAAGTAAACGAGCTGATCTCACAAAAGAAAAAAAAAACAAAAAAGCTCTAAATTGGGTACATAGTATGGAAGACAATATAACTTAAGCGACCAAAGAAAAACAGGAACTGACTGATTAATTCATCAGGATTGCACGGCCAGTTTCTGAAGATGCTCAAAAAAGACTTGAAGGCTCACGTCGTCAGTGAAGATTACATCTGACCCAGCTGACATCTCGTTTGCATTGTTGTAAGTCGCTGATGGATTCAGCTTTGCCAATAAAAACCTTGCCTGCAGTTTTTGTATATGTGAAAAAGGTGTGGAGTTAAATGTATAAGAATCATACGAGACCATCAGATCAATCAAAGTCGAGCTAACAAAACAAATGTGAGAATGTTGCTGACCTGTGATCCATGTTGATCACACACAACTAATCTCGGGACTGGGAAACGCTCCCGGACTATCATCTGGGAATCTTCTTGAGGAGCTTGCAATAGCTGAGCAAATGCCTGACACGACAAGACATAAGTGATTTAGGCATTATTCATGGTCACATTATTCATGGTCACCTTGCTACAACCAAATTTATTTCAACTGTATTTATAAGGAAACAGCTTGTCCTTGGCTAGATGTCTCAGTCTATTTCAATTTCTACCCCCAAGCGAATGTCATTATAACAATGGAGCTCAAAAGGAACATATTATTTATAGCTACGCAAGTGTGAAATCATGGTTCTGGATGATGAGTGCTTTCGCAACTAAACAGATAACTACAATTACAAAGCGGGTGTTACCTCATGTTCAGCCTGATGATGATAACCCATGTTTCGCCATTGTGCTATTGTCATTCCATGGAAGACAACAACACTGAAATATGCATCTAACAGAAGAATTCTGTCGGCTGCAATGGAAGCCACGTCCAGCAAAGCTGGCTGAGGTGGTGAACTGAATGTATATGATGTCAGCGATGGTTGAATCATGACAGTTGCATTTGATATATTCTCCCGGTTTAGCAACATGCGGAAATATGCAGTTTCATCTGGACTATTGTTAAAGACCTGCCAGAAAAGAAAACGATTCAGCTACATAGGCCAAAATACGCAACGCAGAGAATCATGAAATCTAATAACAGTAGTCTACCTGAACAAACTGTGACCTCCGCAGATTAAATATGAATTGAGGGAACAATGAAAAATATGGATTCAGCGTAAATGAGGATGGGTCATCCTTTCTATAGTCACCGAATTTTGAACACAGGCGAATGAGAGTCCGATCTAGCCATCGAGTAGCATCAAATCCCTCCTGAGGTAATACATAAGAAACTGTATATATGAGCAACACTATCATACAAATACAAGTAGACAAAGCTAAATGAAGTACTGCAATAAGACAGAAAGCATAGCAACTATAACTTAATAGTTTTACTGTGAGCCTCACGAATACTACAAATTTCTTGTTATGGCTCATAAATAAAAGATGCTACAGGGTCCTGGACTCCTACTAATAAATGTAGCCAGGAGACATAAAATTTAAATTCATCAAAAGTACCATGCGCTTAACTCTTTACCCCAGAAGAAACAAGAAAAAAATTAAGTCAACCCACATGTAGTAAGCAATAATAAGATGATGCAAGGTACCTCTGTTTCCATTTTTAAGGAAGCTAATCTTGCCATGACCACAGCAGCAGTTTCTTGATCAAATCCTTGCACAAGTTCCTGAGAATGTAGTTGTTGTTACAAAGAATTAGCTTGCCAGAAAGCTTTTAGCTATTAAAACTACAATACATTTACATGAATGGCACATAACCCTAAGCCATACTTATCATGGATTTTGTAACAAGAATCAAATGTAAGAAAAAAATGGCTACCAAGCTGGTAGTTGCATCAACACTCGAATAAAATGTCAAAATCGTGCACTAAACAGCATAATTCTGAGATTCCCAAAATATGCAATTGTAGCGAAGCAGGGAAAAAGGTTACAAATGGAAGGTTCATATTTAGGAATAACAAAAGCATTAGGAATCAGGCTACTTTGTTTTGTAACAGTATTTAAGTTGACCTTAACAGACTAACTTTTCCAAGAAGTTCCATTAAAAGCTAAAAGACTAGAGCTAATCAATCAAAATTCACAATAAGTTAGCTTTTACTAGTTACACCAACACTAATGTTAAGCGCATTTGCAGTGTGTGGAATAAAACATGATTGCAGATTTGTAGGTCTAGCATAGCAGAAAGAGTGTGCCTCAAAACATGTTACCTACCAATAAAAAAAAGAAACAGAGCTACCGGAAAATATCTAGTAGATTACAAAGTAAATAAGAAGAAAAAATTGCTTTTGGATAGCGAGAATAAAGTCGTAATTTATGCAGAAAACAAGACAACGACGAACCTCTGTGCTCACAGCAGTATCTACCCACTGTCTCGTTATTGTGGTAACCCGGATCAATGTTTGACCTTCGGGGTTTTGGTAACTGCAATTCAGTCAGCAACAGTAAATACAATGCTTAGAATAAAACCACAGTGCAGAAAGACAAAAGGCTTAAGAAACCAGAAATGAATGAAACAAAGAGATAAACAAAAGCTGTCAGAATACCTTGTAACAAACTGCAAATAAAACTGAGGATTTACAGTTCCAGGAGCATTTGAACCAGTTGAGGATAGATCAAAGAATACAGTCAAGCAAGTGCTCTTGTCGAGGCCACATAACTTCCAAGCATTGGTATTCCCCTCTCCAATTACTGTGTCGGCAACACTAGGACCTTTCTGCAAGGCTCCAAAGGAAAATCAAATCAGATTACAAAGCACAAACGAAACATCTTGAAAAAAGGATTCCAAGCACTCCAGATATAACCTTTTCTAATGATGAGCAAGGCCCGATAACACCTTGAATTTTGATGTCTTTTGAGCAATTTATCTCAAGCGAGCCACTGAAAAAATGAAAAGTTAGTAATCAGTTCAGACTAAAGGATGCAAAGTATATCTTATTGTAGCACACAAGCAATATGATGTATAATGCTTCAGAAGATATGATCTTGAATAGGCAAAATACTCCTTATCTTGCGACACCAACTAACAGAAGAAACTATAAAAAAAAGTGTTGGAACAGAAGCAGAGAAGAAACCAACTTAAAGCAGAGGCCAAGAGACTGCTCGCCATCTTCAAACACCCGCTTGAAGGAATCTTTAAATACAGAATGGCCAAAACTTTCAGACAGAACAACAAGGCCACCGGTACTTTCAACTGCAA
The DNA window shown above is from Brassica oleracea var. oleracea cultivar TO1000 chromosome C3, BOL, whole genome shotgun sequence and carries:
- the LOC106335499 gene encoding protein transport protein SEC23, with amino-acid sequence MAEMANMDPEGMDGVRMTWNVWPRTKVEASKCVVPLAASISPIRRHSDIPSLPYAPLKCRTCVAVLNAFARVDFAAKIWICPFCFQRNPFPPHYHMISDTNLPGELYPQYTTVEYAIPPAAAQFDPRSGVAAPPQTPPPVFVFVLDTCMIEEELGFAKSALKQAIGLLPENALVGFVSFGTQAHVHELGFSEMSKVFVFRGNKEVSKDQVLDQLGLSSRRAPTSGFPKGAQNGFQSAAGVNRFLLPASDCEYTLDLLLDELQSDQWPVQPGHRSQRCTGVALSVAAGLLGACLPGTGARIVALVGGPCTEGPGTIISKDLSEPVRSHKDLDKDAAPYYKKAVKFYDSIAKQLVAQGHVLDLFASALDQVGVAEMKVAVESTGGLVVLSESFGHSVFKDSFKRVFEDGEQSLGLCFNGSLEINCSKDIKIQGVIGPCSSLEKKGPSVADTVIGEGNTNAWKLCGLDKSTCLTVFFDLSSTGSNAPGTVNPQFYLQFVTSYQNPEGQTLIRVTTITRQWVDTAVSTEELVQGFDQETAAVVMARLASLKMETEEGFDATRWLDRTLIRLCSKFGDYRKDDPSSFTLNPYFSLFPQFIFNLRRSQFVQVFNNSPDETAYFRMLLNRENISNATVMIQPSLTSYTFSSPPQPALLDVASIAADRILLLDAYFSVVVFHGMTIAQWRNMGYHHQAEHEAFAQLLQAPQEDSQMIVRERFPVPRLVVCDQHGSQARFLLAKLNPSATYNNANEMSAGSDVIFTDDVSLQVFFEHLQKLAVQS